The following proteins come from a genomic window of Sander vitreus isolate 19-12246 chromosome 14, sanVit1, whole genome shotgun sequence:
- the LOC144528820 gene encoding gap junction beta-4 protein-like isoform X1 — protein sequence MWSNLSMNWAFLEGLLSGVNKYSTAFGRIWLAIVFIFRLLVFLVACEKVWGDEQKDFDCNTRQPGCQNVCYDHFYPVAYTRLWALQLIFVTCPSFLVTLHVSYREERERKHRLKYGESCTRLYDDTGKKRGGLWWTYFLSLLFKITVDGVFVFLLFYLYEATFFPPLVKCSIEPCPNVVDCYIARPTEKKIFTVFMVVTSFVCIFLTLCEVFYLCGKRFWECSGRGHRSVKENSFMMTRTPLTGKQNSTFKEPVPEKANMVDNGSPGSGKASSAPAYSVIVS from the exons AT GTGGTCCAACCTAAGCATGAACTGGGCCTTCCTTGAAGGCCTCCTTAGCGGGGTGAACAAATATTCCACGGCGTTCGGTCGCATCTGGCTCGCCATAGTCTTCATCTTCAGGCTCTTGGTCTTCCTGGTGGCCTGTGAGAAGGTCTGGGGTGATGAGCAAAAGGACTTTGATTGCAACACAAGGCAGCCCggttgtcaaaatgtctgctacgACCACTTCTACCCCGTCGCCTACACCCGACTCTGGGCTCTCCAGCTGATCTTTGTCACCTGCCCGTCCTTTCTCGTGACGCTCCATGTGTCCTACCGAGAAGAACGTGAGCGCAAACACCGGCTGAAGTACGGAGAAAGCTGCACGCGACTGTACGATGACACAGGGAAGAAGCGAGGGGGTCTGTGGTGGACCTACTTCCTTAGCCTGCTGTTCAAGATAACGGTGGATGGTGTGTTTGTCTTCCTGCTCTTCTACCTCTACGAGGCCACGTTCTTCCCACCGTTGGTGAAATGCAGCATAGAGCCGTGTCCCAATGTGGTGGACTGCTACATCGCCAG GCCCACAGAGAAGAAAATTTTCACCGTTTTCATGGTGGTGACCAGCTTCGTATGCATCTTCCTCACTCTTTGCGAGGTCTTCTACCTGTGTGGGAAGAGGTTCTGGGAGTGCAGCGGAAGAGGACATCGCTCAGTGAAGGAAAACTCCTTCATGATGACCAGAACTCCTCTGACTGGGAAGCAGAACTCAACGTTCAAAGAGCCGGTTCCAGAGAAGGCAAACATGGTCGACAACGGCAGTCCGGGATCTGGCAAAGCGAGTTCAGCCCCAGCGTACAGCGTCATAGTCTCCTGA
- the LOC144528820 gene encoding gap junction beta-4 protein-like isoform X2, which translates to MNWAFLEGLLSGVNKYSTAFGRIWLAIVFIFRLLVFLVACEKVWGDEQKDFDCNTRQPGCQNVCYDHFYPVAYTRLWALQLIFVTCPSFLVTLHVSYREERERKHRLKYGESCTRLYDDTGKKRGGLWWTYFLSLLFKITVDGVFVFLLFYLYEATFFPPLVKCSIEPCPNVVDCYIARPTEKKIFTVFMVVTSFVCIFLTLCEVFYLCGKRFWECSGRGHRSVKENSFMMTRTPLTGKQNSTFKEPVPEKANMVDNGSPGSGKASSAPAYSVIVS; encoded by the exons ATGAACTGGGCCTTCCTTGAAGGCCTCCTTAGCGGGGTGAACAAATATTCCACGGCGTTCGGTCGCATCTGGCTCGCCATAGTCTTCATCTTCAGGCTCTTGGTCTTCCTGGTGGCCTGTGAGAAGGTCTGGGGTGATGAGCAAAAGGACTTTGATTGCAACACAAGGCAGCCCggttgtcaaaatgtctgctacgACCACTTCTACCCCGTCGCCTACACCCGACTCTGGGCTCTCCAGCTGATCTTTGTCACCTGCCCGTCCTTTCTCGTGACGCTCCATGTGTCCTACCGAGAAGAACGTGAGCGCAAACACCGGCTGAAGTACGGAGAAAGCTGCACGCGACTGTACGATGACACAGGGAAGAAGCGAGGGGGTCTGTGGTGGACCTACTTCCTTAGCCTGCTGTTCAAGATAACGGTGGATGGTGTGTTTGTCTTCCTGCTCTTCTACCTCTACGAGGCCACGTTCTTCCCACCGTTGGTGAAATGCAGCATAGAGCCGTGTCCCAATGTGGTGGACTGCTACATCGCCAG GCCCACAGAGAAGAAAATTTTCACCGTTTTCATGGTGGTGACCAGCTTCGTATGCATCTTCCTCACTCTTTGCGAGGTCTTCTACCTGTGTGGGAAGAGGTTCTGGGAGTGCAGCGGAAGAGGACATCGCTCAGTGAAGGAAAACTCCTTCATGATGACCAGAACTCCTCTGACTGGGAAGCAGAACTCAACGTTCAAAGAGCCGGTTCCAGAGAAGGCAAACATGGTCGACAACGGCAGTCCGGGATCTGGCAAAGCGAGTTCAGCCCCAGCGTACAGCGTCATAGTCTCCTGA